From a single Nicotiana tabacum cultivar K326 chromosome 8, ASM71507v2, whole genome shotgun sequence genomic region:
- the LOC107809500 gene encoding serine/threonine-protein kinase BLUS1, with product MAYNQEEHDQEDHKKIQYPLDSTCYTILDEIGKGVSAIVYKAICQPMNSSVVAIKAIDLDQSRADLDNIRREAKTMSLLSHPNILKAHCSFTVDHYIWVIMPFMSAGSLQSIISSAFPDGLSEPCIAIVLKETLNALAYLHNQGHLHRDIKSGNILIDSDGTIKLADFGVSASIYEPISAYGSSYSSSSSCLMFTDVAGTPYWMAPEVIHSHTGYSFKADIWSFGITALELAHGRPPLSHLPPSKSLFMKITRKFRFSDYEKTRNSKNYKKFSKSFKDMVGLCLDQDPSKRPSAEKLLKHPFFKCSNKGPDFLVKHILQGMPSVEQRFRQSKIQRQLSLKKSDDENEEDPEQGEISKQRRISGWNFNVQGFELVPVFPVEKDQQTSLKQDNDNVVKQVDVSELGSDTSTISSPGSSRQSEVEGAIVCGGDRKILTEIGSGSVSREVMFASLLFLKKSLDDQRQNVMNLISFFHGEQHSVEMSRKDQLIEVIEKLRNELENEKKKNCALQLELEFLKAQYSNE from the exons ATGGCTTATAATCAAGAAGAACATGATCAAGAAGATCACAAAAAAATTCAGTATCCTTTAGACTCAACATGCTATACAATTCTTGATGAGATTGGTAAAGGTGTTAGTGCCATTGTATACAAGGCCATTTGTCAACCAATGAACTCTTCTGTAGTAGCAATCAAAGCCATTGATCTTGATCAATCAAGAGCTGATCTTGACAACATTAGACGTGAAGCTAAAACCATGTCCCTTCTTTCTCATCCAAATATCCTTAAAGCACATTGTTCTTTTACTGTGGATCATTATATTTGGGTAATAATGCCTTTTATGTCTGCTGGTTCTTTGCAATCCATAATTTCCTCTGCTTTTCCTGATGGTTTATCCGAGCCATGTATCGCGATAGTCCTAAAAGAAACGCTCAATGCTCTGGCCTACCTTCATAATCAAGGCCATCTTCACCGCGATATTAAATCAGGGAACATACTGATTGATTCTGATGGAACTATAAAGCTTGCGGATTTTGGAGTTTCTGCATCAATTTATGAACCAATTTCAGCTTATGGGTCGTCGTATTCGTCCTCTTCTTCGTGTTTAATGTTCACTGACGTAGCTGGAACACCTTATTGGATGGCCCCTGAAGTGATACATTCACATACGGGGTATAGTTTCAAGGCTGATATTTGGTCTTTTGGTATTACTGCTCTGGAATTAGCACATGGACGGCCTCCACTGTCTCATCTTCCTCCTTCAAAATCCTTGTTCATGAAAATAACAAGGAAATTTCGGTTTTCTGACTATGAAAAAACAAGAAACAGCAAGAATTATAAGAAATTCTCCAAATCTTTTAAGGATATGGTAGGATTATGTCTTGATCAAGATCCATCTAAAAGGCCATCAGCtgagaaattgttgaaacatccTTTCTTTAAGTGCAGTAATAAAGGTCCTGATTTTTTGGTTAAGCACATCTTGCAG GGCATGCCAAGTGTGGAGCAGAGGTTCAGACAATCAAAGATTCAAAGACAATTGTCGTTGAAGAAATCTGATGATGAAAATGAGGAGGATCCAGAACAGGGAGAAATTTCTAAGCAAAGAAGGATCAGTGGATGGAATTTCAATGTGCAAGGGTTTGAACTTGTTCCAGTTTTCCCGGTTGAAAAAGATCAACAAACTAGCCTAAAACAAGATAATGATAATGTGGTGAAGCAAGTCGATGTATCGGAATTGGGTTCTGATACATCGACTATAAGTTCACCAGGAAGTTCACGCCAATCTGAGGTCGAAGGTGCTATTGTTTGTGGTGGAGATAGAAAAATTCTTACTGAAATTGGGAGTGGGAGTGTTAGTAGGGAAGTAATGTTTGCTAGCTTATTGTTTTTAAAGAAGAGTTTGGATGATCAAAGACAAAATGTAATGAATTTGATAAGTTTTTTCCATGGGGAACAACATAGTGTGGAAATGAGTAGGAAAGATCAGCTGATTGAGGTGATTGAAAAGCTGAGAAATGAACTGGagaatgagaagaagaaaaattgtGCTTTGCAGCTCGAGTTAGAGTTTCTGAAGGCGCAGTATTCGAACGAGTAG
- the LOC107809504 gene encoding transcriptional regulator SUPERMAN-like, with amino-acid sequence MAGYKHKSFMARHIMKSNNNDDNNNNNVKDSSWDYYGNENHFSWPPKCYTCSFCKREFRCAQALGGHMNVHRRDRARLLRHHSPPPTHHHSLLNLNLDPNPNPSFSSSPPPSPFASRLPFPSYNAAGGSEMRRWGKGIVPNNHLKTTKVLFGVEKFGSFIQEKEFLRLDLEIGSLVTESKQDLDLELRLGYT; translated from the coding sequence ATGGCAGGATATAAACACAAAAGCTTCATGGCAAGACACATCATGAAGTCGAATAACAACgacgacaacaacaataacaatgttAAAGACTCATCATGGGATTATTATGGAAACGAAAATCACTTCTCTTGGCCTCCAAAATGTTACACATGTAGCTTTTGTAAAAGGGAATTCAGATGTGCCCAAGCTCTTGGTGGACACATGAATGTTCATAGAAGAGATAGAGCTAGGTTATTGAGACACCACTCACCACCACCTACACATCATCATTCTCTTTTAAACCTTAATCTTGatccaaaccctaaccctagttTTTCATCCTCGCCACCACCCTCTCCTTTTGCTTCTAGATTACCTTTTCCTTCTTATAATGCTGCTGGTGGTTCTGAAATGAGGAGATGGGGAAAAGGTATTGTTCCAAACAATCACTTGAAAACTACCAAAGTACTTTTTGGAGTTGAGAAATTTGGCTCTTTCATACAAGAAAAAGAATTTCTGAGATTGGACTTGGAAATTGGCAGCTTGGTCACTGAATCAAAGCAAGATTTGGATCTGGAACTTCGATTGGGATACACTTAA